The Pseudodesulfovibrio sp. zrk46 genome contains a region encoding:
- a CDS encoding alkaline phosphatase has protein sequence MMGIAFAPVQAEAKGNYAKYVFLFVGDGMGLPQRAATAAYTGKPLVIDTMPAQGITTTFANNRFITGSAASATSLASGIKTNINYIGVDENFKPVKTLAEMAREQGKKVGIVSSVSIDHATPAAFYAHVKTRKMYHEIDHALAESGFDYFAGGGLKDPAGKKSKAPMGDALSKLKSNGYKVVTNKKDFQAIKPGDGKVIAWNEWLQDGKALPYVMDMTKKDITLPEFTAKGIEMLDNSKGFFMMVEGGKIDWACHANDATASITNTIAFDNAVKVAMNFYNKHPKDTLIVVTGDHECGGLTLGFAGTKYGSHFDILGKQKVSFQKFTDEIMVDFKQKNGSFADMQKIITAQFGLKFQGDAKTDPLVLADYQVAELKAAFERSMKGDEKAKGEAYLLYGEYDPMAVSITHVLNQKAGLGWTSYKHTGVPVSTSAIGVGSEMFNGSYDNTDIAKKIMQVMGLPAKPQYVEFGKFKVASN, from the coding sequence ATGATGGGTATAGCCTTTGCTCCTGTCCAAGCTGAAGCCAAAGGCAATTACGCCAAGTACGTTTTTCTTTTTGTTGGTGATGGGATGGGATTGCCGCAGCGTGCCGCCACTGCTGCCTACACAGGCAAGCCGCTTGTTATCGACACGATGCCTGCTCAGGGTATCACCACTACTTTTGCCAATAATCGATTCATAACCGGTTCTGCCGCTTCCGCCACTTCTCTGGCCAGTGGTATCAAAACCAACATCAACTATATTGGTGTGGATGAGAACTTTAAGCCCGTTAAGACTCTTGCTGAGATGGCTCGCGAGCAGGGAAAGAAAGTTGGTATTGTTTCCAGTGTCTCCATCGATCACGCTACTCCTGCAGCTTTCTACGCCCACGTGAAGACTCGCAAGATGTACCATGAGATCGACCACGCTCTGGCTGAGTCTGGTTTCGATTATTTTGCTGGTGGTGGGCTCAAGGACCCTGCAGGTAAGAAGTCTAAGGCTCCCATGGGCGATGCCCTCAGCAAGCTTAAGTCCAATGGCTATAAGGTAGTGACCAATAAGAAGGACTTTCAGGCCATCAAGCCCGGCGACGGCAAAGTCATTGCTTGGAACGAATGGCTTCAGGACGGCAAGGCTCTGCCTTACGTCATGGATATGACCAAGAAAGACATCACGCTGCCTGAGTTTACCGCAAAGGGTATCGAGATGCTCGATAACTCCAAGGGTTTCTTCATGATGGTTGAAGGTGGCAAGATTGACTGGGCTTGTCATGCTAACGATGCCACCGCTTCCATCACCAACACCATTGCCTTTGACAATGCCGTCAAGGTTGCCATGAACTTCTACAATAAGCACCCGAAGGATACTTTGATTGTTGTTACTGGTGACCACGAATGTGGTGGTCTTACTCTTGGTTTTGCTGGTACCAAGTATGGTTCCCACTTCGATATTTTGGGTAAGCAGAAGGTCTCCTTTCAGAAGTTTACCGATGAAATCATGGTAGATTTCAAGCAGAAGAATGGTTCTTTTGCTGACATGCAGAAGATCATCACTGCTCAGTTCGGTCTTAAGTTCCAAGGCGATGCCAAAACCGACCCTCTGGTTCTGGCAGATTACCAGGTTGCCGAGCTGAAAGCTGCATTTGAGCGTTCCATGAAAGGCGATGAGAAAGCCAAGGGCGAAGCTTATCTGCTCTACGGAGAGTATGATCCCATGGCCGTATCTATTACACACGTGCTGAACCAGAAGGCCGGCCTCGGCTGGACCTCCTACAAGCACACTGGTGTGCCTGTTTCCACCTCCGCCATCGGTGTGGGGAGCGAAATGTTTAATGGTAGTTATGACAACACTGATATTGCCAAGAAGATTATGCAGGTGATGGGCCTTCCGGCCAAACCCCAGTATGTGGAATTCGGTAAATTCAAGGTCGCTTCCAATTAG
- a CDS encoding cytochrome c3 family protein — translation MQRRYLPIFILTGILFATALIGYLVPAHSDGPPVRTLLENKGGKVLFTHKAHIELEENNCAYCHHTSGNDQQPPRCADCHAKKFDEAFVERHQEEIDDKYCKTCHHPGAIIDKFSHQDHAEDYVEDDCEACHHDPSVEPAPQACSNCHEQEGSEKVPTNLREANHARCADCHDDMYKDGLKGCTNCHTRQMAKDENPNPQACSDCHTQPLDQLVPNTTAAFHGQCMGCHEEQGSGPFGDDACYQCHMK, via the coding sequence TTGCAAAGACGTTACCTGCCTATTTTCATACTAACCGGAATCCTCTTTGCCACGGCACTGATTGGATATCTCGTCCCCGCCCATTCTGACGGACCACCGGTCCGCACTCTGCTGGAGAACAAGGGCGGCAAGGTCCTTTTCACGCACAAAGCACACATTGAATTGGAAGAGAATAATTGCGCATACTGCCATCATACTTCCGGCAATGATCAACAACCGCCACGCTGTGCGGACTGTCATGCCAAGAAGTTTGATGAGGCATTCGTTGAAAGGCATCAGGAAGAGATAGACGACAAATACTGTAAGACTTGTCATCACCCCGGTGCAATCATCGACAAATTTTCTCATCAGGACCACGCTGAAGATTATGTGGAAGACGACTGTGAAGCATGTCACCACGATCCCTCTGTGGAACCTGCTCCACAAGCTTGCTCCAACTGCCATGAGCAGGAAGGCTCAGAGAAAGTGCCGACCAATCTGAGAGAAGCCAACCATGCGCGTTGCGCTGATTGCCACGACGATATGTACAAAGACGGCCTTAAGGGGTGCACCAACTGTCACACTCGACAGATGGCCAAGGACGAGAATCCTAATCCACAAGCATGCTCCGATTGCCATACTCAACCTCTGGACCAACTCGTGCCCAACACAACTGCAGCTTTCCACGGCCAGTGCATGGGATGTCACGAGGAACAGGGCAGTGGCCCATTTGGCGATGACGCTTGTTACCAATGTCATATGAAATAG
- a CDS encoding electron transporter RnfC: MTTFSFSLLTGETGPLVKGNEPPELRVPIHMHTILPSPGDQVLAGTKIATANISGLGDVHAPSSGTIKEIADDHILIEVTGEDRTQVEKVPMEDVNVRKWLREQGINVGSLYRATTLIINAVPPEPGISMYEPLLRDYRKTVELGLETVKRIVTPSKMYLVTAKGNRANAFPNCTVTHVSPTYPNGLDPMVIRAVTGQEVLLGTKPAEAVLLSVRDLFFIGKVVETGRPLTETVMTIGSQNHLIKIGTPVGWLTQEAGAAVQPGDRVILGGLMRGMPALNLQQGVDKDTTGLMLIRNGEGLNPTDNFCLGCGECERHCPARIMPGMLSRCSEFKQYDRAEDFHIHSCIECGICGYWCKAQRPLLQYIRHAKYELALLRLPNQTDEAISHETKEAHGGER, translated from the coding sequence ATGACTACATTCAGCTTCAGCCTGCTCACCGGCGAAACCGGTCCTCTCGTCAAAGGGAATGAACCTCCCGAACTGAGAGTTCCCATCCACATGCACACGATTTTACCTTCTCCAGGAGATCAGGTGTTAGCCGGGACGAAAATCGCAACGGCCAACATCTCCGGTTTGGGCGATGTTCATGCGCCTTCATCGGGCACGATTAAGGAGATTGCTGACGACCATATCCTTATTGAGGTGACTGGAGAAGACCGCACTCAAGTGGAAAAAGTTCCGATGGAAGACGTTAATGTTCGCAAATGGCTTCGGGAACAAGGAATAAATGTAGGCTCCCTCTACCGTGCGACGACCTTAATCATCAATGCAGTTCCTCCAGAGCCGGGCATTTCAATGTACGAACCATTGTTACGAGACTATCGTAAAACCGTCGAACTGGGACTTGAGACAGTTAAACGAATTGTCACGCCATCAAAGATGTATTTGGTAACTGCAAAGGGAAACCGCGCCAATGCATTCCCCAATTGCACCGTCACCCATGTATCTCCAACATACCCGAACGGCCTCGATCCAATGGTTATTAGAGCCGTAACGGGCCAAGAAGTTCTACTCGGGACCAAACCTGCGGAAGCAGTGCTCTTGTCAGTGCGAGATCTCTTTTTCATCGGCAAAGTTGTTGAAACCGGGCGTCCCTTGACAGAAACTGTCATGACCATCGGAAGTCAGAATCATCTCATAAAGATTGGCACCCCCGTTGGGTGGCTAACACAGGAAGCCGGTGCAGCTGTTCAGCCGGGCGACCGCGTCATACTCGGTGGCCTTATGCGGGGCATGCCTGCTCTCAACCTTCAGCAAGGCGTCGACAAAGACACTACTGGGCTGATGTTGATTCGAAACGGGGAAGGGTTGAATCCCACGGATAACTTCTGCCTGGGATGCGGAGAATGCGAACGTCACTGCCCTGCCCGGATAATGCCTGGCATGCTCAGCCGTTGTTCCGAATTCAAACAATACGATCGTGCGGAGGATTTCCACATTCATTCATGTATTGAATGCGGCATTTGCGGATATTGGTGCAAGGCCCAACGCCCCCTGCTTCAATATATCCGGCATGCAAAGTATGAGCTGGCACTTCTAAGACTCCCCAATCAGACAGACGAAGCTATCTCTCACGAAACCAAAGAGGCACACGGAGGTGAACGATGA
- a CDS encoding RnfABCDGE type electron transport complex subunit D, which translates to MITKPIQPILTVAVAPHVHCGRTIKGYMMETILALFPAIAMAIVAFGMGAIRVMALSCAVAILSEAICNHITKRELSIDDLSAIHTGLLFAFLLPASAPWWLVAIGATSSIVVGKMIFGGLGGNPLASPLVGWAICRISWGDFMDTNATMLMSELPAPLQQLKFFGVESIQSLDTTSLILGKQLGGLGEVQIAALLAGGVFLLVRKHITWEIPTAFVAGVLGTAYIYQLIDSTGYAPPLFHLLSGGTIFGAIFLATDPASSPIGKIPRLLYGLMAGTMVIIIRVYGIYPDGVPFAILLANLFTPLLDRIRPKPFGGPYHLTNENED; encoded by the coding sequence ATGATCACCAAACCGATCCAGCCTATACTCACCGTAGCTGTCGCGCCACACGTTCACTGTGGTCGGACCATCAAAGGCTACATGATGGAAACCATTCTGGCATTGTTCCCAGCGATAGCTATGGCCATTGTCGCCTTTGGCATGGGCGCCATCCGGGTAATGGCTCTCTCCTGCGCCGTGGCAATTCTCAGTGAGGCCATTTGCAATCACATAACCAAACGAGAACTATCCATTGATGATCTAAGTGCTATCCATACTGGGCTGCTCTTTGCCTTCCTCTTGCCAGCCTCAGCTCCATGGTGGCTAGTGGCAATTGGTGCAACTTCTTCCATCGTTGTAGGTAAGATGATCTTTGGAGGCTTGGGCGGCAACCCGCTTGCATCTCCGCTTGTAGGATGGGCCATCTGTCGAATTTCCTGGGGCGATTTCATGGACACCAATGCAACCATGCTCATGTCCGAACTGCCTGCTCCGCTCCAACAGCTCAAATTCTTCGGCGTCGAATCAATACAATCACTGGATACAACTTCCCTTATCCTTGGCAAACAACTCGGCGGATTAGGCGAAGTTCAGATTGCAGCTTTACTGGCTGGAGGCGTATTCCTCCTTGTCAGGAAACACATCACTTGGGAGATCCCTACAGCCTTTGTTGCAGGGGTGCTGGGAACAGCCTACATCTATCAACTAATTGATTCGACCGGATATGCTCCGCCACTGTTCCACTTATTGTCAGGCGGTACCATCTTCGGTGCAATCTTCCTGGCCACCGATCCGGCCTCATCCCCCATAGGCAAAATTCCCCGTCTGCTATACGGCCTCATGGCTGGAACTATGGTCATCATAATACGTGTTTATGGCATTTACCCAGACGGTGTTCCCTTCGCCATTCTACTGGCGAATCTCTTCACCCCTCTTCTGGATCGCATCCGACCAAAACCGTTTGGTGGCCCTTACCATCTCACAAACGAAAACGAGGATTAA
- the rnfG gene encoding RnfABCDGE type electron transport complex subunit G has protein sequence MRDMLKMVLVLSLICGISGLTLATVREATKNRIEEQVLTYVQGPALAQVFTDYNNNPVKDRKTFDTADGPITVFPALKDGKLTGVAFEQFSGGYGGPVGVMIGLSVDGSKVEGIGITTMKETPGLGARASEADYRDQFRNQPANDIALTKDGGKIQAISGATITSVATVTAVNNAIKIFQQLKDKLPTAWGS, from the coding sequence ATGCGAGATATGCTGAAAATGGTCCTCGTACTGTCGCTTATCTGCGGCATATCCGGATTGACACTGGCTACAGTTCGTGAAGCCACGAAGAACCGCATCGAAGAACAGGTTCTGACCTATGTTCAAGGCCCTGCCTTGGCGCAAGTCTTTACGGACTATAACAACAACCCGGTTAAAGATCGTAAGACGTTTGATACGGCCGATGGTCCCATTACAGTCTTTCCGGCATTAAAGGACGGCAAACTTACTGGTGTCGCCTTTGAACAGTTCAGTGGTGGCTATGGCGGTCCCGTCGGCGTGATGATTGGACTATCGGTAGACGGCTCCAAAGTGGAAGGCATAGGCATCACCACCATGAAAGAAACACCTGGGCTTGGTGCCCGCGCCAGCGAAGCCGACTACCGCGATCAATTCCGCAATCAACCTGCAAACGACATCGCCCTGACAAAAGATGGTGGCAAAATTCAGGCAATATCCGGTGCCACCATTACTTCTGTTGCAACCGTCACTGCGGTCAACAACGCCATCAAGATTTTTCAGCAACTCAAGGACAAGCTCCCCACGGCCTGGGGTTCCTAG
- a CDS encoding electron transport complex subunit E, producing the protein MSRLWKEFSKGLWKDLPPFKLVLGLCPVLAVTKTAYNGFGMGMAVIFVLALSNMLVSMLRKLIPSKVRIACFIVVAASLVVCVELLMQAFAYPLYQQLGIFVPLIVVNCIILGRAEAFASKNPVYLAVADGLGMGIGFTISLTLLGSIREIFGYGTWFGMHLFGDWFEPFTFMVEAPGAFVCLGLMLAGMNAFTNWQRKTRGLDAIEGPVHDCKTCGMCAQKPTV; encoded by the coding sequence ATGAGTAGATTATGGAAGGAATTCTCCAAAGGCCTGTGGAAAGACCTGCCGCCGTTCAAGCTCGTACTTGGACTCTGTCCAGTGCTGGCAGTAACAAAGACGGCCTACAATGGTTTCGGTATGGGCATGGCTGTTATTTTCGTATTGGCCCTATCCAATATGCTGGTCTCCATGCTGCGAAAACTCATCCCAAGCAAAGTCCGTATCGCTTGCTTCATCGTCGTGGCCGCATCACTCGTAGTATGTGTGGAACTTCTGATGCAAGCCTTTGCCTACCCGCTTTATCAACAGCTCGGCATCTTTGTTCCATTGATTGTTGTTAACTGCATCATCCTTGGTCGGGCCGAAGCCTTCGCATCCAAAAACCCTGTTTACCTTGCAGTTGCTGACGGTTTGGGCATGGGCATAGGCTTCACCATCTCACTGACTCTTCTCGGCTCCATTCGGGAAATCTTCGGATACGGCACTTGGTTCGGCATGCACCTCTTTGGCGATTGGTTTGAACCCTTCACCTTCATGGTGGAAGCTCCCGGCGCATTCGTCTGCCTCGGCCTGATGCTGGCGGGGATGAACGCATTCACCAACTGGCAACGTAAAACTCGCGGCCTTGATGCAATAGAAGGCCCGGTTCACGACTGCAAGACTTGCGGCATGTGTGCCCAAAAGCCCACGGTGTAA
- a CDS encoding RnfABCDGE type electron transport complex subunit A: protein MDYFVLVIAAIFVNNIVLAQYLGNCPFIGTSKDSGVAIGMGLAVVFVATMAASITWCVQKYLLGPNDLAYLQTICFILVIAALVQFVEMFLKKVIPPLYKSLGIFLPLITTNCAVLGIAIICQREEYTLLETVIFSIASGAGFMLALVVLAGIRERLDLARVPVSLKGTPIALIMAGLMSLAFFAFKGMAS, encoded by the coding sequence ATGGATTACTTCGTACTCGTCATCGCCGCCATCTTCGTCAATAACATCGTATTGGCGCAATATCTCGGCAACTGTCCTTTCATCGGAACCTCCAAAGATTCAGGTGTCGCGATCGGCATGGGATTGGCCGTCGTCTTTGTTGCAACCATGGCCGCCTCAATTACATGGTGCGTTCAGAAATATCTCCTTGGCCCTAATGACCTCGCCTATCTCCAGACCATTTGCTTCATTCTGGTTATCGCAGCGCTGGTGCAGTTCGTAGAGATGTTTCTGAAAAAGGTTATCCCGCCACTCTACAAATCCCTTGGCATATTTCTACCTCTGATCACCACCAACTGTGCGGTGCTGGGTATTGCCATCATATGTCAGCGCGAAGAATACACTTTGTTGGAAACCGTCATCTTTTCCATTGCCTCTGGTGCTGGTTTCATGCTCGCGCTGGTTGTACTGGCAGGTATTCGCGAACGACTAGACTTGGCACGCGTACCAGTCAGTCTCAAGGGAACTCCCATTGCCCTGATCATGGCCGGACTCATGTCCCTTGCTTTCTTCGCCTTCAAAGGCATGGCCTCATAG
- a CDS encoding FAD-dependent oxidoreductase — protein MITSSVLVLLGIGFTAAVILAVASKLLYVYEDPRIAQVEAVLAGANCGGCGYPGCAGAAQGVVEGKAGATVCVIGGDEVATNVAEIMGLEFSSMEKQIAFVDCTGGTRAEETYDYKGVPDCRAQHMLYSGNKMCPEGCLGYGTCVTACQFGAIEMGPDGYPVVDPILCTACGGCAQVCPRGVITIWGMSARITHLNLETDCLAPCRQRCPGQINIPRYIEQASRGDYAGALETIRERIPMPLSIGRVCPHPCETQCRRGHVDEPIGINMIKRFVADQEMNSGTRLPIPCAPDTGRRIAIVGGGPAGISCAYFLRRLGHHPTIFESMPKLGGQLRYGIPEYRLPKDILDWEIQGILDLGIDVKCNQFFGKDFNLSSLREEGYEAMFLGIGAWMNMTLRIEGEDAKGVETGTEFLTKVGLGVETGIGKKAVVIGGGNTAIDTARSGVRFGAHVTMMYRRTRDEMPANIEEIVGAEEENVNYLFLAAPNRIISDDNGRVTHVEYIKMELGEPDESGRRRPVPIEGSESLIECDTVYTAIGQKPELSCLYDDNGACDLEETRWRTLAAHPDTLQTALPDVFTGGDMHTGPALVITALGEGRKAARSIHQYLTDGAPHYSSKLQREMIPYTIFTDVPDVGIRSKPKMPHLVECDERTCTFKEVEGTLTEKETKEETCRCLRCGLTCYNRDLQEGQECTANECVKTP, from the coding sequence ATGATCACATCATCCGTTCTCGTCCTCCTCGGCATTGGCTTTACGGCAGCAGTCATTCTGGCTGTGGCTTCAAAGCTTCTCTATGTCTATGAAGATCCACGAATCGCCCAGGTTGAGGCAGTCTTGGCTGGAGCAAACTGCGGCGGTTGTGGATATCCCGGCTGCGCAGGTGCGGCTCAAGGCGTAGTGGAAGGTAAAGCAGGAGCCACAGTTTGTGTCATCGGCGGCGACGAAGTCGCAACCAATGTTGCGGAAATCATGGGACTTGAATTCTCATCCATGGAAAAACAAATCGCCTTTGTCGATTGCACTGGCGGTACCCGCGCAGAAGAGACATACGACTACAAGGGTGTTCCCGATTGTCGTGCCCAGCACATGCTATACAGCGGTAACAAAATGTGTCCCGAAGGTTGCCTCGGTTATGGGACTTGCGTCACAGCCTGCCAATTCGGCGCCATTGAAATGGGCCCCGACGGCTACCCTGTTGTTGACCCCATTCTCTGCACAGCTTGCGGTGGTTGCGCCCAGGTTTGCCCACGTGGTGTCATCACTATCTGGGGAATGTCTGCCCGCATTACTCATCTCAACCTCGAGACAGACTGCCTCGCCCCATGCCGTCAGCGCTGCCCCGGCCAGATCAATATTCCACGCTATATTGAACAAGCATCTCGTGGAGATTATGCAGGAGCGCTGGAGACTATTCGCGAACGCATCCCCATGCCTCTTTCTATTGGCCGCGTCTGCCCACACCCCTGTGAAACCCAATGTCGCCGCGGACATGTAGACGAGCCCATCGGTATCAACATGATCAAACGATTCGTGGCAGACCAGGAAATGAATTCAGGTACTCGCTTACCCATTCCCTGCGCCCCTGACACAGGACGTCGCATCGCCATCGTAGGCGGTGGCCCTGCTGGTATTTCCTGTGCCTATTTCCTGCGCCGTCTGGGACACCATCCCACCATTTTTGAATCCATGCCCAAACTGGGCGGACAACTCCGATACGGTATCCCCGAATATCGCCTGCCCAAAGATATTCTGGACTGGGAAATTCAAGGCATTCTTGATCTCGGTATCGACGTTAAATGCAATCAGTTTTTCGGTAAGGACTTCAACCTCAGCAGTCTTCGAGAAGAAGGCTACGAGGCGATGTTCCTTGGCATTGGTGCATGGATGAATATGACCTTGCGTATTGAAGGGGAAGACGCAAAAGGCGTGGAGACTGGTACAGAGTTCCTGACCAAAGTAGGACTTGGAGTGGAAACAGGTATTGGCAAGAAAGCCGTTGTCATCGGCGGCGGCAACACTGCCATTGATACGGCGCGCTCCGGCGTACGATTTGGTGCCCATGTAACCATGATGTACCGCCGCACTCGCGACGAAATGCCCGCCAACATCGAAGAAATCGTTGGTGCTGAAGAAGAAAACGTCAACTACCTATTCCTGGCCGCACCCAACCGGATAATAAGTGACGATAATGGCCGAGTGACTCACGTCGAATACATCAAAATGGAATTAGGTGAACCAGACGAATCCGGACGTCGTCGTCCTGTCCCCATTGAAGGATCGGAATCTCTCATCGAGTGTGACACGGTATACACAGCCATCGGTCAGAAGCCGGAGCTGAGCTGCCTTTATGATGACAATGGCGCATGTGATCTTGAAGAAACCCGCTGGCGCACTTTGGCAGCACATCCGGACACTCTGCAAACCGCTCTGCCCGATGTTTTTACCGGTGGCGACATGCACACCGGCCCAGCGCTGGTCATTACCGCTCTTGGCGAAGGCCGCAAAGCCGCTCGCTCAATCCACCAGTACCTGACAGACGGCGCACCTCACTACTCCAGCAAACTCCAGAGGGAAATGATTCCCTACACCATCTTTACAGATGTCCCGGACGTTGGAATTCGTTCTAAACCCAAAATGCCGCACCTTGTTGAATGCGACGAGCGGACCTGCACATTCAAGGAAGTGGAAGGCACTCTCACAGAAAAGGAAACCAAAGAAGAAACCTGTCGCTGCCTGCGCTGTGGACTCACCTGTTACAACCGAGATCTTCAAGAAGGACAGGAGTGTACCGCCAACGAATGCGTCAAGACTCCCTAA
- a CDS encoding aldehyde ferredoxin oxidoreductase C-terminal domain-containing protein: MARILRINTRTKSYSFEEVGPYVNLGGRALTSRVINKEVPADCHPLSAENKLVIATGLLGGSTAANSGRVSVGTKSPLTGGIKESNSGGLFAHKMPKMGLLAIILEDKPAEQAPFSTIVISENKVEFKDATDIVGMDNYPAHDKLLEEYGDKLVAAMIGPAGETVRQTATIQFTDPYKRPARSAGRGGTGAVMGSKKIKAIILDPAVNNKVTPADADSFKASRKTWVEILQGHPVTSEGLPAFGTSVLVNVINEAGALPTKNFRYGQVDHSAEISGEKIAEIIESRKGKTTEGCHVGCVMQCSQQYNDDKGEYLTSGFEYETVWAFGANAMIKDMDDIATLDRLCDEKGMDTIEIGNTIAIAMDGGIIPWGDGKAAIELLKKVGTGDPMGMIIGNGVGFAGNAFGVDRLPIVKNQSMPAYDPRAVKGVGVTYATSAMGADHTAGYGVTANVLGVGGTVDGHKKEGNVELSKNLQVATAAIDSMGFCLFVAFAVLDSENGVQVMADLVQSWTGNDFSVDDLVALGANAMKDEQEFNERAGFTKMDDKLPRFFETEPLPPHNVTWDINEDELQGAKA; this comes from the coding sequence ATGGCAAGAATTCTTAGAATCAACACCCGCACCAAATCGTATTCCTTTGAGGAAGTAGGCCCGTATGTCAATCTTGGCGGTCGCGCTTTGACCTCCCGCGTGATCAACAAGGAAGTTCCAGCCGACTGTCATCCTCTGAGCGCAGAGAACAAACTTGTTATCGCAACCGGTCTGCTGGGCGGCTCCACCGCTGCAAACTCCGGTCGTGTGTCCGTTGGAACCAAATCTCCGCTCACCGGCGGCATCAAAGAATCCAACTCCGGCGGCCTGTTCGCCCACAAGATGCCCAAGATGGGCCTTCTCGCCATCATCCTGGAAGACAAGCCCGCAGAGCAGGCTCCTTTTTCCACCATCGTTATTTCTGAAAACAAGGTCGAGTTCAAAGATGCCACTGACATCGTTGGCATGGACAACTACCCCGCCCACGACAAACTGCTCGAAGAATACGGCGACAAACTGGTTGCAGCCATGATCGGCCCCGCCGGTGAAACCGTACGCCAGACTGCTACCATCCAGTTCACCGACCCCTACAAGCGCCCTGCTCGTTCCGCGGGTCGCGGCGGTACCGGTGCTGTCATGGGTTCCAAAAAGATCAAGGCCATCATCCTCGATCCCGCTGTGAATAACAAAGTCACCCCGGCCGACGCAGACTCCTTCAAGGCTTCCCGTAAGACCTGGGTCGAGATTCTTCAGGGCCACCCGGTCACATCCGAAGGTCTGCCCGCATTCGGTACCTCCGTTCTGGTCAACGTCATCAACGAAGCTGGTGCACTGCCCACCAAGAACTTCCGTTACGGTCAGGTTGATCACTCCGCTGAGATCTCCGGCGAAAAGATCGCTGAGATCATCGAATCCCGCAAAGGCAAGACCACCGAAGGTTGTCATGTCGGTTGCGTCATGCAGTGCTCCCAGCAGTACAATGACGACAAGGGCGAATACCTGACCTCTGGTTTCGAGTACGAAACTGTTTGGGCATTCGGCGCCAACGCCATGATCAAAGACATGGACGACATCGCTACCCTTGACCGCCTCTGTGACGAAAAGGGTATGGACACCATCGAAATCGGTAACACCATCGCCATTGCCATGGATGGCGGCATCATCCCTTGGGGTGACGGCAAAGCTGCCATTGAACTGCTCAAGAAGGTCGGCACTGGCGATCCCATGGGCATGATCATTGGTAACGGCGTTGGCTTCGCTGGTAACGCTTTCGGCGTGGATCGTCTTCCCATCGTGAAGAACCAGTCCATGCCCGCATACGACCCGCGCGCTGTTAAGGGTGTTGGCGTTACCTACGCCACCTCCGCAATGGGCGCTGACCACACCGCCGGTTACGGCGTCACCGCTAACGTCCTCGGCGTCGGCGGCACTGTTGATGGTCACAAGAAAGAGGGTAACGTAGAGCTCTCCAAGAACCTGCAGGTTGCTACCGCAGCCATCGACTCCATGGGCTTCTGCCTGTTCGTCGCGTTCGCAGTCCTCGACTCCGAAAACGGTGTACAGGTCATGGCCGACCTCGTGCAGTCCTGGACCGGCAATGACTTCTCCGTTGACGATCTGGTTGCTCTCGGCGCCAACGCCATGAAGGACGAGCAGGAATTCAACGAACGTGCCGGCTTCACCAAGATGGACGACAAGCTGCCTCGTTTCTTCGAAACCGAGCCCCTGCCGCCTCACAACGTCACCTGGGACATCAACGAAGATGAACTTCAGGGTGCCAAGGCCTAA
- a CDS encoding MoaD/ThiS family protein — MGIEIKMFATLAKYLPENHEDYPIDAGETIRSLIEKLGVPEKDVTLMFINSLRSDHDAEIKDGDRVGLFPPVGGG, encoded by the coding sequence ATGGGTATCGAAATCAAAATGTTTGCCACACTGGCCAAGTATCTTCCGGAAAATCATGAGGACTACCCCATCGATGCAGGTGAGACCATTCGCTCTCTGATCGAAAAGCTGGGTGTACCTGAAAAGGACGTAACCCTCATGTTTATCAACTCCCTTCGATCTGACCACGACGCAGAGATTAAGGACGGCGATCGCGTCGGCCTGTTCCCGCCGGTGGGCGGAGGCTAA